Proteins co-encoded in one Arachis hypogaea cultivar Tifrunner chromosome 11, arahy.Tifrunner.gnm2.J5K5, whole genome shotgun sequence genomic window:
- the LOC112723548 gene encoding mitochondrial outer membrane protein porin 4, translating to MGNGPAPFSDIGKRAKDLLYKDYNFDQKFSLSIPSTTGLGLIATGLKKDQIFVGDINTLYKSGNTIVDVKVDTYSNVTTKITVNDILHGTKAALSFNIPDHKSGKLYVHYVHPHAAIDSSIGLNPSPQLEVSAAIGSKDLCLGAEVGFNTTSASFTKYNAGIAFNRPDFSAALMLADKGQNLKASYIHYVDRPDGLTVAAEITHRFSSFENRFTIGSSQSIDPITVLKTRFSDDGKAALQVQRAWRPNSLITLSAEYDSTKIFGSSTRLGLGLALKP from the exons ATGGGTAATGGTCCAGCACCATTTTCTGATATTGGCAAAAGGGCAAAAG ATCTTTTGTACAAGGATTACAACTTTGATCAGAAGTTTAGCTTGTCCATCCCTAGCACCACTGGATTG GGCCTTATAGCTACTGGATTGAAGAAGGATCAAATTTTTGTTGGTGACATAAACACCCTTTACAAGAGTGGAAATACTATAGTGGATGTGAAAGTTGATACATACTCTAAT GTAACTACAAAAATCACGGTGAATGATATCTTGCATGGTACTAAAGCTGCTTTGAGCTTCAATATACCTGATCACAAGTCTGGGAAG CTGTATGTACATTATGTTCATCCTCATGCTGCCATTGATTCTAGTATTGGCTTGAATCCATCCCCTCAATTGGAGGTTTCTGCTGCAATTGGCAGCAAGGATCTTTGTCTGGGTGCTGAAGTCGGATTTAACACAACTTCTGCTTCATTCACAAAATATAATGCTGGAATTGCTTTCAATAGACCAGATTTTTCTGCAGCTCTTATGTT GGCTGACAAAGGACAGAACTTGAAGGCATCCTATATTCATTATGTGGATCGCCCAGATGGATTAACAGTAGCTGCTGAAATTACTCACAGGTTTTCCAGCTTTGAAAACAGATTTACTATTGGGAGTTCACAGTCAATAGATCCAATTACAGTCTTAAAGACTAGATTCAGTGATGATGGAAAAGCTGCTCTCCAAGTCCAGCGAGCATGGAGGCCGAATTCACTAATAACCCTATCTGCTGAATATGACTCCACAAAAATCTTTGGTTCATCTACAAGGCTTGGTCTTGGTCTTGCTCTCAAGCCATGA
- the LOC112723549 gene encoding protein YIP4b has protein sequence MSHSDTIPLHPSSQSDIDEIENLINASPATVLPARPPSPPRAQIPVSSSLPPPPPKPAPPKPQPHSFPPPLPPPSSSVPAPPPLPSSRPEIAASGFGPAPNTLTEPVWDTVKRDLSRIISNLKLVVFPNPYREDPGKALRDWDLWGPFFFIVFLGLTLSWSASVKKSEVFAVAFGLLAAGAVILTLNVLLLGGHIIFFQSLSLLGYCLFPLDVGALICMLKDNVILKIVVVCVTLAWSSWAAYPFMSSAVNPRRKALALYPVFLMYVSVGFLIIAID, from the exons ATGTCACACAGCGATACGATACCCCTGCATCCATCATCCCAATCGGACATCGACGAGATCGAGAATCTCATCAACGCTTCTCCGGCCACCGTCCTCCCAGCTAGACCCCCCAGTCCCCCACGCGCGCAAATCCCCGTCTCCTCCAGCCTCCCTCCTCCTCCCCCTAAGCCCGCCCCTCCCAAGCCCCAGCCACACTCCTTCCCCCCTCCCCTTCCTCCTCCCTCCTCCTCCGTCCCCGctccccctcccctcccctcttcCCGCCCCGAAATCGCCGCCTCCGGATTCGGCCCTGCCCCCAACACTCTCACCGAGCCCGTATGGGATACCGTCAAGCGCGATCTCTCCAGAATCATCAGCAACCTCAAGCTCGTCGTCTTCCCCAACCCCTACCGTGAGGATCCCGGCAAGGCCCTCCGCGATTGGGATCTCTGGGGCCCTTTCTTCTTCATCGTCTTCCTTGGTCTCACTCTCTCTTGGTCCGCTTCTGTCAAGAAG TCTGAGGTCTTTGCTGTTGCATTTGGTTTACTTGCTGCTGGCGCGGTAATTTTGACATTGAATGTACTGCTCCTG GGTGGACACATCATTTTCTTCCAGAGTCTGAGTCTGCTGGGTTATTGCTTGTTCCCATTGGATGTGGGTGCATTGATCTGTATGTTGAAGGACAATGTCATACTGAAAATTGTTGTGGTCTGTGTGACATTGGCTTGGAGCTCTTGGGCTGCATATCCATTCATGAGTTCTGCAGTCAACCCCAGGAGAAAAGCTCTTGCACTCTACCCAGTTTTTCTCATGTATGTATCTGTTGGTTTTCTCATCATTGCCATTGACTAA
- the LOC112723550 gene encoding AAA-ATPase At4g25835 yields the protein MKEYWTSLASVLGVFAFCQTILQAVFPPELRFATVKLFNKIFHCFSSYCYFDITEIDGVNTNELYNAVQLYLSSSVSVTGNRLSLTRALNSSAFTFGLANNDTISDTFNGATVLWEHVVTQRQSQTFSWRPLPEEKRGFTLRIRKKDKPLILNSYLDYVMEKANEIRRKNQDRLLYTNSRGGSLDSRGHPWESVPFKHPSTFDTLAMDPEKKKEIMEDLQDFAKGQGFYHRTGRAWKRGYLLYGPPGTGKSSMIAAMANYLGYDIYDLELTEVHNNSELRKLLMKTSSKSIIVIEDIDCSINLTNRKKSNNGGGGASRSYYDSGDIRGGGGGGGEDGGNSITLSGLLNFTDGLWSCCGSERIFVFTTNHIEKLDPALLRSGRMDMHVFMSFCSFPALKILLRNYLDYEEGDLDGHVLKELEMVVDMARMTPADISEVLIKNRRKKERAVVELLDTLKIRAERNNNNASNGGRAVRRGKNDDEDEEEEEEQEKRALDSESPKEESEIEDNCNKVEDEDEEEEKEGDGEKEKIK from the coding sequence atgAAAGAATATTGGACCTCTTTAGCATCGGTTCTGGGGGTATTCGCTTTCTGCCAAACCATACTCCAAGCGGTGTTCCCACCGGAGCTCCGTTTTGCCACCGTGAAGCTCTTCAACAAGATCTTCCACTGCTTCTCCTCCTACTGTTACTTCGACATAACGGAGATCGACGGCGTCAACACCAACGAGCTCTACAACGCCGTCCAGCTCTACCTCAGCTCCTCTGTCTCCGTGACTGGCAACCGCCTCAGCCTGACACGCGCCCTCAACTCCTCCGCCTTCACCTTCGGCCTGGCCAACAATGACACCATCTCCGACACCTTCAACGGCGCCACCGTGCTCTGGGAACACGTGGTCACCCAGCGGCAATCCCAAACCTTCTCATGGCGGCCCTTGCCGGAAGAAAAACGAGGCTTCACTCTCCGAATCAGAAAGAAAGACAAACCCTTGATCCTCAACTCTTACCTGGACTATGTTATGGAGAAAGCAAATGAGATAAGAAGAAAGAATCAGGATCGGTTGCTGTATACGAATTCCAGAGGCGGTTCTCTAGATTCCAGAGGCCACCCTTGGGAATCTGTGCCGTTCAAGCACCCAAGCACCTTCGATACATTGGCTATGGACcctgagaagaagaaagagatcaTGGAGGATCTTCAGGATTTCGCCAAAGGTCAAGGATTCTATCACAGAACTGGCAGAGCTTGGAAGAGAGGCTACCTTCTCTACGGCCCTCCCGGTACCGGAAAATCCAGCATGATCGCCGCCATGGCCAATTACCTTGGCTACGATATCTATGATCTTGAGTTGACCGAGGTTCATAACAACTCTGAGCTCAGGAAGCTTCTCATGAAGACGAGTTCCAAGTCCATAATCGTCATTGAGGATATTGATTGTTCTATCAACTTGACGAACCGGAAGAAGAGCAACAATGGCGGCGGCGGGGCTTCCAGGAGTTACTATGATTCCGGTGATATACGCGGCGGCGGTGGGGGTGGCGGTGAAGATGGCGGGAACTCGATTACTCTTTCTGGGTTGCTGAATTTCACTGATGGGTTGTGGTCTTGCTGTGGGAGTGAAAGGATCTTCGTTTTCACGACGAACCACATTGAGAAGCTTGACCCTGCTCTCTTGAGAAGTGGAAGAATGGATATGCATGTTTTCATGAGCTTCTGTTCCTTCCCTGCTCTCAAGATTCTTCTCAGGAACTACTTGGATTATGAGGAAGGCGACTTGGATGGCCATGTCTTGAAGGAGCTCGAGATGGTGGTCGATATGGCCCGAATGACCCCTGCTGACATCAGCGAGGTTCTCATCAAGAACCGCCGCAAGAAGGAGAGAGCCGTCGTTGAGTTGTTGGACACACTCAAGATCCGAGCTGAGAGGAATAACAACAATGCCAGCAATGGCGGAAGAGCAGTCAGAAGGGGaaaaaatgatgatgaagatgaagaagaggaagaagaacaagagaagagGGCTCTCGATAGTGAGAGTCCTAAGGAGGAGTCTGAGATTGAGGACAATTGCAACAAGgtggaagatgaagatgaagaagaagaaaaagaaggagatggagAAAAAGAGAAGATTAAGTGA
- the LOC112723551 gene encoding uncharacterized protein: MDTGEEYSLVIELSENDLFFEQKKKLLENKGFRPKERIYLKDTSKPGWVNATVKVLLQIARIIQLNELELYFAEDDGCPLVEFYSPRNELEAFDSILSLVDISLSSCTNLHTNILELLRQTILDLISDFGDKNSVKGIVERDHGIDQEERLIKWAESNGVRTQLKIAYVQGAGRGAIAREDLKVGDIALEIPSSIIISEELVCETDMYHVLKEVDGISSETILLLWSMKEKYNVNSKFKTYFDTLPENFNTGLSFGIEAITMLDGTLLLEEIMQARQHLHAQYDELFPALCNNFPEIFPVELYTWEKFLWACELFYSNSMKIMFPDGKLTTCLIPIAGFLNHSLCPHILHYGKVDATTNSLKFRLSRPCKSGEECCLSYGNFSSSHLITFYGFLPRGDNPYDTIPLDIDGSDVDYVEDKCPPNWTTHMVRGTWLSNNHSLFYYGLPSPLLDHLRRSRSPMLNTKTLLQENLENELQILEDLIYIFDDMIDNMGETDFDDRENCSWDGKLAMDFKNLQRRIACSVSSSCHNGVNMLTNELNKCMAEDTRG, translated from the exons ATGGATACTGGAGAGGAGTACTCACTTGTTATTGAACTATCTGAAAACGATCTTTTCTTTGAACAAAAGAAG AAATTACTAGAAAATAAGGGTTTTCGACCCAAGGAACGAATATACCTCAAGGATACCTCAAAGCCTGGTTGGGTGAATGCTACCGTAAAGGTTTTACTGCAGATTGCGCGAATTATACAGTTAAATGAG CTGGAACTTTATTTTGCCGAAGATGATGGATGTCCTTTAGTGGAGTTTTACAGCCCCAGGAATGAGTTAGAGGCTTTCGATTCAATTCTTTCACTTGTTGACATATCACTTTCTTCTTGTACAAATCTCCATACAAATATCCTGGAATTGTTACGACAAACAATTCTTGATTTGATTTCTGATTTTGGGGATAAGAATAGTGTGAAGGGAATAGTTGAAAGAGACCATGGTATTGACCAGGAAGAACGCCTGATAAAATGGGCAGAAAGCAATGGTGTAAGGACACAGCTAAAAATTGCTT ATGTCCAAGGTGCAGGACGTGGTGCAATAGCGAGGGAGGATCTCAAAGTTGGAGACATTGCTTTAGAAATTCCTAGTTCCATTATCATTTCCGAGGAGCTTGTTTGTGAAACTGATATG TATCATGTCTTAAAAGAGGTTGATGGCATATCTTCAGAAACAATATTGCTGCTGTGGAGTATGAAAGAGAAGTACAACgtcaattcaaaattcaaaacatacTTTGACACACTCCCGGAAAACTTCAATACAG GATTGAGTTTTGGCATTGAAGCAATTACAATGTTAGATGGAACCTTGCTGTTGGAAGAGATAATGCAAGCAAGACAG CACCTGCATGCTCAGTATGACGAGTTGTTCCCTGCTTTGTGTAACAACTTCCCTGAGATATTTCCAGTAGAGCTGTATACATGGGAGAAATTTTTATGGGCTTGTGAACTTTTTTACTCCAATAGCATGAAGATAATGTTCCCTGATGGAAAGCTGACGACATGCTTGATCCCTATAGCTGGCTTTCTTAATCATTCA CTGTGCCCACATATTTTGCACTATGGCAAAGTAGATGCTACTACAAATTCATTGAAATTTCGGCTATCAAGACCATGCAAATCTGGAGAAGAATGCTGCTTAAGCTATGGGAACTTCTCCAGTTCTCATCTAATTACCTTCTATGGTTTCTTACCGCGAGGAGACAACCCATATGATACCATTCCATTAG ATATTGATGGTTCTGATGTTGATTATGTTGAGGATAAATGCCCGCCCAACTGGACGACTCACATGGTGCGTGGTACTTGGCTCTCCAACAATCACAGCCTATTCTATTATGGCCTTCCCTCTCCATTATTGGACCATCTTCGGAGATCTCGAAGTCCCATGCTGAATACGAAGACCTTG TTGCAAGAAAACTTGGAAAATGAGCTGCAAATTCTTGAAGAtctaatatatatatttgatgacATGATTGACAACATGGGTGAGACCGATTTTGATGACAG AGAAAACTGCAGCTGGGATGGAAAATTGGCAATGGATTTTAAGAATCTACAAAGACGAATTGCGTGTTCTGTTTCAAGCTCATGTCATAATGGTGTCAACATGTTGACGAATGAATTAAACAAGTGCATGGCTGAGGACACACGAGGCTAA
- the LOC112723547 gene encoding beta-1,3-galactosyltransferase pvg3 produces the protein MAKSQKTNRGRCFIFPCFIFIFFLCILASINEVRFQGLLRFGRCKIPNQSSSSSSLLASNNDQELRILIAVLTLPDQYLRRHFLRLVYGTQTLPEGTKIDVKFVFCNLTKEEQKVMVALEIMRYDDIIILNCTENMNKGKTSTFFRSLPEIFNETDGSDGQHYPPYHYVMKADDDTYVRLNSLVESLKPLPREDFYYGFVIPCGSMDPFKHYMSGMGFLVSWDIVEWIHDSDIPKQHVEGPEDKVFGDWMRWGKKGKNRYNAKWSMYNYPDPPSVCSHDLWPNTIAVHLLKNPEKWIRTLTFFNVTQNLKPSKLYHIS, from the coding sequence ATGGCCAAGTCCCAAAAGACAAACCGTGGACGCTGCTTTATATTCCCttgtttcatcttcatcttcttcctctgcatCCTCGCTTCCATTAACGAAGTCCGCTTCCAGGGCTTACTCAGGTTCGGTCGTTGTAAAATACcaaatcaatcatcatcatcatcatctttactTGCTTCTAATAATGACCAAGAGCTTCGAATCCTAATAGCCGTTCTAACACTACCCGACCAGTACTTGCGCCGCCACTTCCTCCGCCTCGTTTACGGCACACAAACACTCCCGGAGGGAACCAAAATTGACGTGAAGTTTGTATTCTGCAACCTCACGAAGGAAGAGCAAAAGGTGATGGTGGCCCTTGAGATCATGCGCTATGATGACATCATCATCCTCAACTGCACTGAAAACATGAACAAAGGCAAAACCTCTACCTTCTTTCGGAGTTTGCCGGAGATCTTCAACGAAACAGATGGCAGTGATGGACAACATTACCCTCCTTACCATTATGTGATGAAAGCAGACGATGATACATATGTGAGACTCAACAGTTTGGTGGAATCGTTGAAACCATTGCCAAGGGAGGATTTCTACTATGGATTCGTGATACCGTGTGGTAGCATGGACCCTTTCAAGCACTATATGTCTGGGATGGGGTTCTTGGTCTCTTGGGACATTGTGGAGTGGATTCATGATTCTGATATTCCAAAGCAGCATGTGGAAGGTCCTGAAGATAAGGTCTTTGGAGATTGGATGAGATGGGGTAAGAAAGGGAAGAACAGGTATAATGCTAAATGGTCTATGTACAATTATCCTGATCCACCTTCTGTGTGTTCCCATGACCTTTGGCCTAATACTATTGCTGTTCATTTGTTGAAGAATCCAGAAAAATGGATTAGGACTCTTACATTTTTCAATGTCACTCAAAATCTGAAGCCATCAAAATTATATCATATAAGTTAG